One region of Microbacterium rhizosphaerae genomic DNA includes:
- the sufB gene encoding Fe-S cluster assembly protein SufB — translation MSDVLIDRPELDGLGVYEFGWHDADSAGASAKRGLNEKVVRDISGLKNEPEWMLKNRLKGLQLFGRKPMPTWGADLSEIDFDNIKYFVRSTEKQAQSWEDLPEEIRNTYERLGIPEAERQRLVAGVAAQYESEVVYHQIREDLEAKGVIFMDTDTALREHPEFFEEYFGTVIPAGDNKFAALNTAVWSGGSFVYVPKGVHVEIPLQAYFRINTENMGQFERTLIIADEDSYIHYIEGCTAPIYKSDSLHSAVVEIIVKKNARVRYTTIQNWSNNVYNLVTKRAIAHEGATMEWIDGNIGSKVTMKYPSIYLMGAHAKGETLSVAFAGPGQHQDAGAKMIHMAPYTQSSIVSKSIARGGGRAGYRGEVRVDPNAHHAANTVRCDALLVDTISRSDTYPAIDIRVDDVQLGHEATVSKVSEEQLFYLQSRGLPEDEAMAMIVRGFIEPIARELPMEYALELNKLIEMGMEGSVG, via the coding sequence ATGTCGGATGTGCTGATCGATCGGCCCGAGCTCGACGGGCTGGGGGTGTACGAGTTCGGCTGGCACGATGCCGATTCCGCCGGGGCGAGCGCCAAGCGAGGCCTCAACGAGAAGGTCGTCCGCGACATCTCGGGCTTGAAGAACGAGCCGGAGTGGATGCTCAAGAACCGGCTCAAGGGCCTGCAGCTGTTCGGTCGCAAGCCGATGCCGACCTGGGGCGCAGACCTCAGCGAGATCGACTTCGACAACATCAAGTACTTCGTGCGCTCGACCGAGAAGCAGGCGCAGTCGTGGGAGGACCTCCCCGAGGAGATCCGCAACACCTACGAGCGCCTCGGCATCCCCGAAGCGGAGCGCCAGCGCCTGGTCGCCGGAGTCGCCGCGCAGTACGAGTCCGAGGTCGTCTACCACCAGATCCGCGAGGACCTGGAGGCCAAGGGCGTCATCTTCATGGACACCGACACCGCGCTGCGCGAGCACCCCGAGTTCTTCGAGGAGTACTTCGGCACGGTCATCCCGGCGGGCGACAACAAGTTCGCCGCGCTGAACACGGCCGTCTGGTCGGGCGGTTCGTTCGTGTACGTCCCCAAGGGCGTGCACGTCGAGATCCCGCTGCAGGCCTACTTCCGCATCAACACGGAGAACATGGGCCAGTTCGAGCGGACGCTGATCATCGCGGACGAGGACTCCTACATCCACTACATCGAGGGCTGCACCGCCCCGATCTACAAGAGCGACTCGCTGCACTCCGCGGTGGTCGAGATCATCGTGAAGAAGAACGCCCGCGTGCGCTACACGACGATCCAGAACTGGTCGAACAACGTCTACAACCTCGTCACCAAGCGCGCGATCGCGCACGAGGGCGCGACGATGGAGTGGATCGACGGCAACATCGGGTCCAAGGTCACGATGAAGTACCCGTCGATCTACCTCATGGGCGCGCACGCGAAGGGCGAGACCCTGTCCGTCGCCTTCGCCGGCCCCGGTCAGCACCAGGACGCCGGCGCGAAGATGATCCACATGGCGCCGTACACGCAGTCGTCGATCGTCTCCAAGTCGATCGCCCGCGGCGGTGGCCGCGCCGGCTACCGCGGCGAGGTGCGGGTCGACCCGAACGCCCACCACGCGGCCAACACGGTCCGCTGCGACGCGCTGCTGGTCGACACGATCTCGCGCTCGGACACCTACCCCGCGATCGACATCCGCGTGGACGACGTCCAGCTCGGCCACGAGGCGACCGTCTCGAAGGTCAGCGAGGAGCAGCTGTTCTATCTGCAGTCCCGCGGCCTGCCCGAGGACGAGGCAATGGCCATGATCGTCCGCGGCTTCATCGAGCCGATCGCCCGCGAACTGCCCATGGAGTACGCCCTCGAGCTCAACAAGCTCATCGAGATGGGCATGGAAGGATCGGTCGGCTGA
- a CDS encoding COX15/CtaA family protein: MSATRATGDRQGVRRRFVAWLPDTVDRRVRVFAWLSFLAETIIVGTGGAVRLTDSGLGCGWPLCTPESLAPTPAMGIHSFIEFGNRMMSGVVGIVALIVLILVWRMRRTRRDLWWLALVVVLGVLLQAIVGGVTVRTELNAGIVSFHYVASVVLVCVTAAFLVRMNVAAGPRERAVPRWFAILTHITSFVLALTLLFGVLTTANGPHSGDPNVIRHGFDATLLAHVHSWPGYTLFALSLVLLVTAMMQHLPIRRWLMVLVALEIVQIGVGVLQARTELPPLLVGIHMIIAALTAATMTAVVLNLKRPATAADSPVPAASTSVTA; the protein is encoded by the coding sequence ATGTCCGCGACCCGCGCAACCGGCGATCGACAGGGAGTGCGGCGGCGGTTCGTCGCCTGGCTGCCCGACACGGTCGACCGTCGGGTGCGCGTGTTCGCGTGGCTGTCGTTCCTCGCCGAGACGATCATCGTCGGCACCGGCGGCGCGGTGCGGCTCACCGACTCGGGCCTCGGCTGCGGCTGGCCGCTGTGCACGCCCGAGTCGCTCGCTCCGACGCCGGCGATGGGCATCCACTCGTTCATCGAATTCGGAAACCGCATGATGAGCGGCGTCGTCGGGATCGTCGCGCTGATCGTGCTGATCCTCGTGTGGCGGATGCGTCGCACGCGTCGCGACCTGTGGTGGCTGGCGCTCGTCGTCGTCCTCGGAGTCCTGCTGCAGGCCATCGTCGGCGGTGTCACGGTGCGGACGGAGCTCAACGCGGGCATCGTGTCCTTCCACTACGTGGCCTCGGTCGTCCTGGTGTGCGTGACGGCGGCGTTCCTCGTGCGCATGAACGTGGCTGCGGGTCCGCGCGAGCGTGCCGTTCCGCGGTGGTTCGCGATCCTGACGCACATCACCTCGTTCGTCCTGGCCCTCACGCTGCTGTTCGGCGTACTCACCACCGCCAACGGTCCGCACTCGGGCGATCCCAACGTCATCCGGCACGGGTTCGACGCGACTCTCCTCGCCCATGTGCACTCCTGGCCGGGGTACACGCTGTTCGCGCTCAGCCTCGTGCTGCTCGTCACGGCGATGATGCAGCACCTGCCGATCCGTCGGTGGCTCATGGTGCTCGTGGCGCTCGAGATCGTCCAGATCGGCGTCGGCGTGCTGCAGGCGCGCACCGAGCTCCCGCCGCTGCTGGTCGGCATCCACATGATCATCGCGGCACTGACGGCCGCGACGATGACGGCCGTGGTGCTGAATCTCAAGCGGCCCGCGACCGCCGCGGACTCCCCCGTGCCCGCCGCTTCGACGTCGGTCACCGCCTGA
- a CDS encoding dinucleotide-utilizing enzyme, with protein MPTRPSLARSIPFWILFLGSLLSAALGVLLVVSKISGMASDIKSQSATAAITVYTGQSWVVLGAALVGAGLIGLIVALLLGVLVSLVPAPAVATVVPAEDAAAVSDEAPSALVGDASVIPAEPPVEVEAAAAPVDETPSVESGAQR; from the coding sequence ATGCCCACCCGCCCCAGCCTCGCCCGCAGCATCCCGTTCTGGATCCTGTTCCTCGGATCGCTCCTGAGCGCTGCGCTCGGCGTGCTCCTGGTCGTGAGCAAGATCTCGGGGATGGCGTCCGACATCAAGTCGCAGTCGGCCACCGCCGCCATCACGGTCTACACGGGCCAGTCGTGGGTCGTTCTCGGCGCCGCCCTCGTGGGCGCGGGCCTCATCGGCCTCATCGTCGCCCTCCTCCTCGGCGTGCTCGTGAGCCTCGTCCCCGCGCCCGCGGTGGCGACGGTCGTCCCGGCCGAGGACGCCGCCGCGGTCTCCGACGAGGCCCCCTCCGCCCTCGTCGGCGACGCCTCCGTCATTCCGGCCGAGCCGCCCGTGGAGGTCGAGGCCGCTGCGGCACCCGTGGACGAGACGCCGTCCGTGGAGTCGGGCGCCCAGCGCTGA
- a CDS encoding RNA polymerase sigma factor — MDAASRPVSAALTEAHRGEWSAVVAATAALTGDLDLAEESAQEAFARAVEVWPGRGIPDRPGAWLTTVAANHARDVLRRQAALARRLPLLVRDEVAHEHDPWRSDDRLRLIFTCCHPALAREAQVALTLRLVCGIPTGDIAAAFLVTETTMAARLTRAKRKIAVSRIPFRVPDPRELPGRVVAVCDVLHLAFTVGHAPPSGDDVVHAELVDATVALTRMLHGLLPRDRTVAGLLALMLLTDARRQTRDQLLPDQDRSRWDRSRIEDGLALLDIAASGPVDRFAISAAIAAVHAQAPTWADTNWDRIVELYGILAAAWPSPVVELNRAVALGMRDGPHAGLAAVDAVADDPALAHYAYLPAARAAFLADLGRWSEAADAYAEAAALTGSAAERARLEAQTTTARSRA; from the coding sequence ATGGATGCCGCGTCCCGGCCTGTCTCGGCTGCGCTGACCGAGGCGCACCGCGGCGAGTGGTCGGCGGTGGTCGCCGCGACCGCCGCGCTCACCGGCGACCTCGATCTGGCGGAGGAGAGCGCACAGGAGGCGTTCGCGCGGGCGGTCGAGGTGTGGCCGGGACGCGGCATCCCCGACCGCCCGGGCGCGTGGCTGACGACGGTGGCCGCCAACCACGCGCGCGATGTGCTCAGACGTCAGGCGGCCCTCGCACGAAGGCTGCCGCTGCTCGTGCGCGACGAGGTCGCGCACGAGCATGACCCGTGGCGTTCGGACGATCGTCTGCGCCTCATCTTCACGTGCTGCCACCCCGCCCTCGCACGGGAGGCGCAGGTCGCGTTGACGCTGCGGCTGGTCTGCGGCATCCCGACCGGCGACATCGCCGCAGCTTTCCTCGTGACGGAAACGACGATGGCAGCGCGGCTGACGCGGGCCAAGCGCAAGATCGCGGTGTCGCGCATCCCGTTCCGGGTGCCCGACCCGCGCGAGCTGCCCGGCCGGGTCGTCGCCGTGTGCGATGTCCTGCACCTGGCGTTCACCGTCGGGCACGCGCCGCCCTCGGGCGACGACGTCGTGCACGCCGAGCTCGTGGATGCGACGGTCGCCCTGACGCGGATGCTGCACGGCCTGCTGCCGCGGGACCGCACCGTCGCGGGACTGCTCGCGCTCATGCTGCTCACCGACGCGCGCAGGCAGACGCGCGACCAGCTGCTGCCCGACCAGGATCGCTCACGCTGGGATCGGAGCCGGATCGAGGACGGGCTCGCGCTGCTCGACATCGCGGCATCGGGTCCGGTCGACCGCTTCGCCATCTCGGCCGCCATCGCCGCGGTGCATGCGCAGGCCCCGACGTGGGCCGACACGAACTGGGACCGGATCGTGGAGCTGTACGGCATCCTCGCTGCCGCGTGGCCGAGCCCCGTCGTCGAGCTCAACCGCGCAGTGGCTCTGGGTATGCGCGACGGGCCGCATGCCGGGCTCGCGGCTGTGGATGCGGTGGCGGATGATCCGGCTCTCGCGCACTACGCGTATCTGCCGGCGGCACGCGCGGCGTTCCTCGCGGACCTGGGCCGATGGTCGGAGGCCGCGGATGCCTACGCCGAGGCGGCGGCGCTGACGGGAAGCGCCGCGGAGAGGGCCCGCCTGGAGGCCCAGACGACGACGGCGCGGTCGCGGGCCTGA
- a CDS encoding YciI family protein: MAQYLILIYGDEARWDAATAEEWRQIDEGHRAFRARAGSAIIGSGQLESSRMATTLRPGGERPLVTDGPFLETKEVLGGFYVVDVADLDAALDLARELGELQHDHSAVQVHPLVSHG, from the coding sequence ATGGCGCAGTATCTGATCCTGATCTACGGCGACGAGGCGCGGTGGGATGCCGCGACCGCGGAGGAATGGCGACAGATCGACGAGGGCCACCGCGCGTTCCGCGCTCGCGCCGGCTCGGCGATCATCGGCTCCGGCCAGCTCGAGTCGAGCCGCATGGCCACGACGCTCCGCCCGGGCGGCGAGCGGCCGCTCGTGACCGACGGGCCGTTCCTCGAGACCAAGGAGGTGCTCGGCGGGTTCTATGTGGTGGACGTCGCCGACCTGGACGCCGCACTGGATCTCGCCCGCGAGCTGGGCGAGCTCCAGCACGACCACAGCGCGGTTCAGGTGCACCCGCTCGTCTCGCACGGCTGA
- a CDS encoding heme o synthase — MTTTQGATSTAQKSRHSLGRTLRAYVALTKPRVLELLLVTTVPVMILAQGGFPSLWLVLATVIGGSMSAGSAAAFNMYLDRDIDAHMQRTENRPLVTGEVSPRGALIFAWTLAALSTVWLWLTTNGLAAVLSAVAIFFYVVIYTMILKRRTEQNIVWGGIAGCFPVLIGWTAVTGSLAWPPVILFLLVFLWTPPHYWPLSMKYGKQYDDVDVPMLGATRSGSQVGLQVILYAWATVACSLLLIPVAQMGLVYTASALVFGGWFVYESHRLYNRAVRGTEPRPMRVFHASITYLTLLFVAIAIDPLLPF; from the coding sequence ATGACGACCACGCAGGGAGCGACATCCACGGCGCAGAAGTCGCGCCACTCGCTCGGTCGAACCCTCCGCGCGTACGTCGCTCTCACCAAGCCCCGCGTGCTCGAGCTGCTGCTCGTGACGACGGTGCCGGTCATGATCCTGGCCCAGGGCGGCTTCCCGAGCCTGTGGCTCGTGCTCGCCACGGTCATCGGCGGCTCGATGAGCGCCGGCTCCGCCGCGGCGTTCAACATGTACCTCGATCGCGACATCGACGCGCACATGCAGCGCACCGAGAACCGGCCGCTGGTGACCGGCGAGGTCTCGCCCCGGGGCGCGCTGATCTTCGCGTGGACACTGGCCGCGCTCTCGACGGTGTGGCTGTGGCTCACGACCAACGGGCTGGCCGCCGTCCTCTCCGCCGTCGCGATCTTCTTCTACGTCGTGATCTACACGATGATCCTCAAGCGCCGCACCGAGCAGAACATCGTGTGGGGAGGCATCGCCGGATGCTTCCCCGTGCTCATCGGCTGGACCGCCGTCACGGGCTCGCTCGCGTGGCCGCCGGTCATACTCTTCCTCCTCGTCTTCCTCTGGACGCCGCCCCACTACTGGCCTCTGTCGATGAAGTACGGCAAGCAGTACGACGACGTGGACGTGCCGATGCTCGGCGCCACCCGCAGCGGTTCGCAGGTCGGGCTGCAGGTGATCCTGTACGCGTGGGCGACCGTGGCGTGCTCGCTGCTGCTGATCCCCGTGGCGCAGATGGGCCTGGTGTACACGGCATCCGCCCTCGTCTTCGGCGGATGGTTCGTCTACGAGTCGCACCGCCTCTACAATCGCGCGGTGCGCGGCACGGAGCCCCGTCCGATGCGTGTGTTCCACGCATCCATCACGTACCTGACGCTGCTGTTCGTCGCGATCGCGATCGACCCGCTGCTGCCTTTCTGA
- the tkt gene encoding transketolase, whose product MSELQWEEIDGRAVDTVRVLAADAVEKVGNGHPGTAMSLAPAAYLLYQRVLRHDPADTHWLGRDRFILSAGHSSLTQYIQLYLGGFGLELSDLEALRTWGSLTPGHPEYRHTKGVEITTGPLGQGLSSSVGFAYAARYERGLFDPDAPAGTSPFDHFIYVIASDGDLQEGVTSEASSLAGHQELGNLIAIYDSNQISIEDDTDVAFTEDVAKRYEAYGWHVQTVDWKSTGQYVEDVPELFDAIEAAKGVIDKPSLIILKTIIGWPAPGKQNTGKIHGSALGGDELAATKKVLGFDPEKSFAVADDVIAHTRKLGERGAAVHAEWQTSFDAWAEANPERKALLDRLLAGELPDGIADALPVFPAGKDVSTRAASGTVINALAAELPELWGGSADLAESNLTTIKDAKSFIPQEWSTHEWSGDPYGRVLHFGIREHAMAAIVNGIVLHGPTRAFGGTFLIFSDYQRPSLRLSALMDIRSIFVWTHDSVALGEDGPTHQPIEQLATLRAIPNFAVVRPADANETAHAWLELLRRQGGPAGLALTRQNIPVFERGDGDAEGDTFASAANTAKGAYILAESPTGTVDVILIATGSEVQLAVNAREALKAEGVGARVVSAPSLEWFAEQDEAYREHVLPASVAARVSVEAGVALSWRGIVGDRGRSVSIEHFGASADYKTLFEKFGITTDAVVDAARATIAAVARSNS is encoded by the coding sequence GTGTCGGAACTGCAGTGGGAAGAGATCGATGGACGCGCCGTGGACACGGTGCGCGTACTGGCGGCTGATGCGGTGGAGAAGGTCGGCAACGGCCATCCCGGCACCGCGATGAGCCTCGCGCCGGCCGCGTATCTGCTGTACCAGCGGGTGCTGCGCCACGACCCCGCAGACACGCACTGGCTCGGCCGCGACAGGTTCATCCTCTCCGCGGGTCATTCATCGCTCACGCAGTACATCCAGCTCTACCTGGGCGGGTTCGGTCTCGAGCTGTCCGACCTGGAGGCGCTGCGCACGTGGGGGTCGCTGACCCCCGGTCACCCCGAGTACCGGCACACCAAGGGCGTGGAGATCACGACCGGTCCGCTCGGCCAGGGACTGTCCTCGTCGGTCGGCTTCGCGTACGCGGCGCGCTACGAGCGCGGCCTGTTCGACCCGGATGCGCCGGCGGGCACCAGCCCGTTCGACCACTTCATCTACGTGATCGCGAGTGACGGCGACCTGCAGGAGGGCGTGACGAGCGAGGCGTCCTCGCTCGCCGGCCACCAGGAGCTCGGCAACCTGATCGCGATCTACGACTCCAACCAGATCTCGATCGAGGACGACACCGACGTGGCGTTCACCGAGGACGTCGCCAAGCGCTACGAGGCCTACGGCTGGCACGTGCAGACGGTGGACTGGAAGAGCACCGGCCAGTACGTCGAGGACGTGCCGGAGCTGTTCGACGCCATCGAGGCGGCGAAGGGCGTGATCGACAAGCCGTCGCTCATCATCCTCAAGACGATCATCGGCTGGCCGGCTCCCGGCAAGCAGAACACGGGCAAGATCCACGGCTCGGCCCTCGGCGGCGACGAGCTGGCGGCGACGAAGAAGGTCCTGGGATTCGACCCGGAGAAATCCTTCGCCGTCGCGGACGACGTCATCGCGCACACCCGCAAGCTGGGCGAGCGCGGGGCGGCCGTCCACGCCGAGTGGCAGACCTCGTTCGATGCGTGGGCTGAGGCGAACCCGGAGCGCAAGGCGCTGCTGGACCGTCTGCTGGCCGGCGAGCTGCCCGACGGCATCGCCGATGCCCTGCCGGTCTTCCCGGCAGGCAAGGACGTCTCCACGCGCGCGGCGTCGGGGACCGTCATCAACGCGCTCGCCGCGGAGCTGCCCGAACTGTGGGGCGGTTCGGCCGACCTCGCGGAGTCGAACCTCACGACGATCAAGGACGCGAAGTCCTTCATCCCGCAGGAGTGGTCGACGCACGAGTGGTCCGGCGACCCGTACGGGCGGGTGCTGCACTTCGGCATCCGCGAGCACGCGATGGCCGCGATCGTCAACGGCATCGTCCTGCACGGTCCGACGCGCGCCTTCGGCGGCACGTTCCTGATCTTCAGCGACTACCAGCGCCCGTCCCTGCGCCTGTCGGCGCTGATGGACATCCGGTCGATCTTCGTCTGGACCCACGACTCCGTCGCGCTCGGCGAGGACGGCCCGACGCACCAGCCGATCGAGCAGCTGGCGACACTGCGCGCGATTCCGAACTTCGCCGTGGTGCGGCCGGCCGACGCCAACGAGACCGCGCACGCGTGGCTCGAGCTGCTGCGCCGCCAGGGCGGGCCCGCCGGCCTCGCCCTGACGCGTCAGAACATCCCCGTGTTCGAGCGCGGCGACGGCGACGCCGAGGGCGACACGTTCGCCTCGGCCGCGAACACGGCCAAGGGCGCTTACATCCTCGCGGAGTCGCCGACCGGCACGGTCGACGTCATCCTGATCGCCACCGGGTCCGAGGTGCAGCTCGCGGTGAACGCCCGCGAGGCGCTGAAGGCCGAGGGCGTGGGAGCGCGCGTGGTCTCCGCGCCGTCGCTGGAGTGGTTCGCGGAGCAGGACGAGGCGTACCGGGAGCACGTGCTGCCGGCATCCGTCGCCGCTCGCGTCTCGGTCGAAGCCGGTGTCGCCCTGTCGTGGCGCGGCATCGTCGGCGACCGCGGCCGCTCGGTCTCCATCGAGCACTTCGGCGCCTCCGCCGATTACAAGACCCTGTTCGAGAAGTTCGGCATCACCACCGACGCCGTCGTGGACGCCGCGCGCGCCACGATCGCCGCGGTCGCCCGATCGAACAGCTGA
- the tal gene encoding transaldolase encodes MSTPTEQLTAAGVSIWLDDLSRGRITSGNLAELIRTRNVSGVTTNPTIFAAALAGHGYDDQVSELAKSGANADDAIFRITTDDVRDAADILRPVYDATNGVDGRVSIEVSPDLAHDTDATIAQAQQLWHAVDRPNIHIKIPATKAGVPAITAVLAQGISVNVTLIFSLERYAAVIDAFLAGIEQAKANGHDISGIHSVASFFVSRVDTEVDKRLAAIGTDEAAQLKSKAGIANARLAYELFEKEFASDRAKALTAAGATVQRPLWASTGVKDPSLPDTLYVTELVAPGTVNTMPEKTLEATFDHGVITGDTVTSNYADAHAVIDRLGQAGVDFADVTQVLEDEGVEKFIDSWHGLQKTVTDALAGAAR; translated from the coding sequence ATGAGCACCCCCACCGAACAGCTCACCGCCGCCGGCGTGAGCATCTGGCTCGACGACCTGTCGCGAGGACGGATCACCTCCGGCAACCTGGCAGAACTCATCCGCACGCGCAACGTGAGCGGCGTGACCACGAACCCGACGATCTTCGCCGCTGCCCTGGCCGGTCACGGCTACGACGACCAGGTGAGCGAGCTCGCGAAGAGCGGCGCGAACGCGGACGACGCGATCTTCCGGATCACGACGGATGACGTGCGGGATGCCGCGGACATCCTGCGTCCCGTGTACGACGCCACGAACGGGGTCGATGGCCGCGTGTCGATCGAGGTCTCCCCCGACCTCGCCCACGACACCGACGCGACCATCGCGCAGGCCCAGCAGCTGTGGCACGCGGTCGACCGGCCGAACATCCACATCAAGATTCCCGCGACGAAGGCCGGCGTCCCCGCCATCACGGCGGTGCTCGCGCAGGGCATCTCCGTGAACGTGACGCTGATCTTCAGCCTGGAGCGCTACGCCGCGGTCATCGACGCCTTCCTGGCCGGCATCGAGCAGGCCAAGGCGAACGGCCACGACATCTCCGGCATCCATTCGGTCGCCTCGTTCTTCGTGTCCCGGGTGGACACGGAGGTCGACAAGCGGCTCGCGGCGATCGGAACCGACGAGGCGGCGCAGCTCAAGTCGAAGGCCGGCATCGCCAACGCGCGCCTGGCCTACGAGCTGTTCGAGAAGGAGTTCGCCTCCGACCGGGCGAAGGCCCTCACCGCGGCCGGCGCGACCGTGCAGCGCCCGCTGTGGGCGTCCACGGGCGTCAAGGACCCGTCCCTTCCCGACACCCTGTACGTGACCGAGCTCGTCGCCCCCGGCACCGTGAACACGATGCCGGAGAAGACCCTCGAGGCCACGTTCGACCACGGGGTCATCACCGGCGACACGGTGACGTCGAACTACGCCGACGCGCACGCGGTGATCGACCGCCTGGGCCAGGCGGGGGTCGACTTCGCAGACGTGACCCAGGTGCTCGAGGACGAGGGCGTCGAGAAGTTCATCGACTCCTGGCACGGCCTGCAGAAGACCGTCACGGACGCACTGGCGGGAGCTGCGCGGTGA
- a CDS encoding glucose-6-phosphate isomerase encodes MSFEIHVSGHIKNVVEETLPGLVADLVASGVTAGDPTLWGTQAEPEASRRLGWLDAVTVSRPLVAEIEALRAELHARGVTRVVLAGMGGSSLAPEVITQTAGVPLIILDSTAPGQVLDAIDGDAESGGLDRTVLVVSSKSGSTIETDSAKRAFEAAFRDLGIDPAERIVVVTDPGSPLDQSARADGYRVFNADPNVGGRYSALTAFGLVPAGLAGVDLGELLDEADATLLEVAIDSPSNPSLVLAAAIAGGGDARRDKLGLITDGTHIVGLPDWIEQLVAESTGKEGTGILPVVLLPVSPEVESKPDDLQIVRFVDDANKFHLFEHHEGEVLVSGSLAAQFIVWEYATVIAGRMLGINPFDQPDVESAKEAARGLLDDRPAPTPPAFTAEGVEVRVSDPALAESGTVAGVLEALWARIPAHGYVSIQAYVDRIELPQLDGLRELVAADSGRPTTFGWGPRFLHSTGQYHKGGPADGVFLQITEATDVDLEIPGRPFTFGQLIEAQAAGDAKVLAEGHGRPVVTITLTDPQTEVLGLFEAAQ; translated from the coding sequence GTGAGCTTCGAGATCCATGTCTCGGGGCACATCAAGAACGTCGTAGAGGAGACCCTTCCCGGTCTCGTGGCCGACCTCGTCGCCTCGGGCGTCACCGCCGGAGATCCGACGCTGTGGGGTACGCAGGCCGAGCCCGAGGCGTCACGGCGTCTGGGCTGGCTGGATGCGGTCACCGTCTCGCGCCCGCTCGTCGCGGAGATCGAGGCGCTGCGCGCCGAGTTGCACGCCCGTGGAGTGACGCGCGTGGTGCTCGCGGGCATGGGCGGCTCGTCACTCGCGCCCGAGGTCATCACGCAGACGGCGGGAGTGCCGCTGATCATCCTGGACTCGACGGCGCCCGGCCAGGTCCTCGACGCGATCGACGGCGACGCCGAGTCCGGCGGCCTCGACAGGACCGTGCTCGTGGTCTCCAGCAAGTCGGGCTCGACCATCGAGACCGACTCCGCCAAGCGCGCGTTCGAGGCCGCCTTCCGCGACCTCGGCATCGATCCCGCCGAGCGCATCGTCGTCGTGACCGACCCGGGCTCGCCGCTCGACCAGTCGGCGCGCGCCGACGGCTACCGCGTGTTCAACGCAGACCCGAACGTGGGCGGTCGGTACTCGGCGCTGACGGCCTTCGGGCTCGTGCCCGCCGGCCTGGCGGGCGTCGACCTCGGCGAGCTCCTGGACGAGGCCGATGCGACCCTGCTCGAGGTCGCGATCGACAGCCCGTCGAACCCCTCGCTGGTGCTGGCCGCGGCGATCGCGGGCGGCGGGGATGCGCGGCGCGACAAGCTCGGCCTCATCACCGACGGCACCCACATCGTGGGCCTGCCCGACTGGATCGAGCAGCTCGTCGCCGAGTCCACCGGCAAGGAGGGCACGGGCATCCTCCCCGTGGTGCTGCTGCCGGTCTCGCCCGAGGTCGAAAGCAAGCCGGACGACCTCCAGATCGTGCGATTCGTCGACGACGCGAACAAGTTCCACCTGTTCGAGCACCACGAGGGCGAGGTCCTCGTCAGCGGCTCGCTCGCCGCGCAGTTCATCGTCTGGGAGTACGCCACCGTGATCGCGGGACGGATGCTGGGCATCAACCCGTTCGACCAGCCCGATGTCGAGTCCGCCAAGGAGGCCGCCCGCGGCCTGCTGGATGACCGACCCGCCCCGACTCCGCCCGCATTCACTGCGGAGGGCGTCGAGGTCCGCGTCTCCGACCCGGCCCTGGCCGAGTCCGGAACCGTCGCCGGCGTCCTCGAGGCCCTGTGGGCCCGCATCCCTGCGCATGGCTACGTGTCGATCCAGGCCTACGTCGACCGCATCGAGCTGCCCCAGCTCGACGGTCTGCGTGAACTGGTCGCGGCCGACTCGGGCCGCCCGACGACGTTCGGATGGGGTCCGCGCTTCCTGCACTCGACCGGCCAGTACCACAAGGGCGGTCCCGCCGACGGCGTGTTCCTGCAGATCACCGAGGCGACCGACGTCGACCTCGAGATCCCGGGTCGTCCGTTCACCTTCGGCCAGCTGATCGAGGCCCAGGCCGCGGGCGACGCCAAAGTCCTCGCCGAAGGACACGGCCGCCCTGTCGTCACGATCACCCTGACCGATCCGCAGACCGAGGTCCTCGGCCTGTTCGAGGCAGCCCAATAG